One Phycisphaera mikurensis NBRC 102666 DNA window includes the following coding sequences:
- a CDS encoding DUF1559 family PulG-like putative transporter encodes MIRRTGPAFTLIELLVVISIIALLIGILLPALGAARGAARSSVCSSNLRQVGIAMTTYNAESKDHYPASYVYPTSTWNGTGGGRPFRWNLTDQVSAGISSTGYVHWSFALIDSDTLGQEGFQCPELEEGGHPATNPAPGFERADQTREVPSVDRQVNRLAYAANELIIPRNKFNDKAFGKERNNRFVKASELRAASNEILATELFENFDRIKNGAGNISKSHRSLNPIQSISGGAGNPTGYARDQVIRDIRGAGDPDRYGLADYDDLLQNSPTPNITSEPMNAVGRHHPGDNGPSGGGTANFVYADGHVETTGVAYTLANKKWGERFYSLTGNQQIRYQW; translated from the coding sequence ATGATCCGCCGCACCGGCCCCGCCTTCACCCTCATCGAGCTGCTCGTGGTGATCTCGATCATCGCGCTGCTCATCGGCATCCTGCTCCCCGCCCTGGGCGCCGCCCGCGGGGCGGCCCGCAGCTCGGTCTGCAGCTCCAACCTGCGGCAGGTCGGCATCGCGATGACGACCTACAACGCGGAGAGCAAAGACCACTACCCCGCCTCCTACGTCTACCCCACCTCCACCTGGAACGGCACCGGCGGCGGCCGGCCGTTCCGCTGGAACCTCACCGACCAGGTCTCCGCGGGCATCAGCTCCACCGGCTACGTGCATTGGTCGTTCGCGCTCATCGACTCGGACACGCTCGGCCAGGAGGGCTTCCAGTGCCCCGAGCTCGAGGAGGGCGGCCACCCCGCCACCAACCCCGCGCCCGGCTTCGAGCGGGCCGACCAGACCCGCGAGGTGCCCAGCGTCGACCGGCAGGTCAACCGCTTGGCCTACGCCGCCAACGAGCTGATCATCCCACGCAACAAGTTCAACGACAAAGCGTTCGGGAAGGAGCGGAACAACCGCTTCGTCAAGGCCTCGGAGCTGCGGGCGGCCTCCAACGAGATCCTCGCCACCGAGCTCTTCGAGAACTTCGATCGCATCAAGAACGGTGCGGGAAACATCTCCAAGTCGCACCGCTCGCTGAACCCGATCCAGAGCATCTCCGGTGGCGCCGGGAACCCGACGGGCTACGCGAGGGATCAAGTGATCCGCGACATCCGCGGTGCGGGCGATCCCGACAGGTACGGCCTCGCCGACTACGACGACCTGCTCCAGAACAGCCCGACGCCCAACATCACCAGCGAGCCGATGAACGCCGTGGGCCGGCACCACCCCGGCGACAACGGCCCCTCCGGCGGCGGCACCGCAAACTTCGTCTACGCCGACGGCCACGTCGAGACCACCGGCGTCGCCTACACGCTGGCGAACAAGAAGTGGGGCGAGCGCTTCTACTCGCTCACCGGGAACCAGCAGATCCGGTACCAGTGGTGA
- a CDS encoding S8 family serine peptidase: MRSGLRTVAATAKRRGERLEDRPLSRLGRLPERVAASDLPADCEHAATRRRSCGAGRRIGSSDPLHRGVAPDVRSLNGRGLDEHNAFYNGNEIVKATGFTVDLGADVLNLSLGYGNSSSDASSLLSRNAVAITWERGIPVVASAGNKGRNRPSATPNSSSQGPGDAFNAFSVAASDADFDRIADFSSWSETQSAPRA; encoded by the coding sequence ATGCGGTCGGGCTTGCGTACGGTCGCCGCAACGGCAAAACGAAGAGGAGAACGTCTTGAAGATCGTCCCTTGTCCCGCCTCGGTCGGCTCCCAGAACGCGTGGCAGCCTCGGATCTGCCGGCGGATTGCGAACACGCCGCAACCCGCCGCCGGTCGTGCGGTGCTGGCCGCCGCATCGGCAGCAGCGATCCGCTGCACCGCGGGGTGGCACCGGACGTCCGCTCCCTCAACGGGCGCGGGCTCGACGAGCACAACGCCTTCTACAACGGCAACGAGATCGTGAAGGCCACCGGCTTCACGGTGGACCTTGGCGCCGACGTGCTGAATCTCAGCCTCGGCTACGGCAACTCCAGCTCCGACGCCTCCAGCCTGCTCTCGCGGAACGCGGTCGCGATCACGTGGGAGCGCGGCATCCCGGTGGTGGCTTCGGCGGGCAACAAAGGCCGCAACCGCCCGAGCGCCACCCCCAACTCTTCCTCCCAGGGCCCCGGCGACGCCTTCAACGCGTTCTCCGTTGCCGCCAGCGACGCGGACTTCGACCGGATCGCCGACTTCAGTTCCTGGAGCGAAACCCAGAGCGCCCCGCGGGCCTGA
- a CDS encoding winged helix-turn-helix domain-containing protein — MEAPVPAGDEEAVLRVGAVVVRPESFRVSVAGERVGFTAAEVRAVALLARRPGWTFSPAQLHAAAHGQASAVGPASGAAKTLVHRLRRKLGPAAARQLQSVRGVGYRLVEASEPGASGAPEALGAADALPRRD; from the coding sequence ATGGAGGCTCCCGTTCCCGCCGGCGACGAGGAAGCGGTGCTCCGGGTCGGCGCCGTCGTGGTGCGGCCGGAGTCGTTCCGCGTGAGCGTCGCCGGCGAGCGCGTCGGCTTCACGGCCGCGGAGGTGCGGGCGGTGGCGCTGCTCGCCCGGCGGCCCGGCTGGACCTTCTCGCCGGCGCAGCTCCACGCCGCGGCGCACGGGCAGGCGTCCGCGGTCGGGCCCGCCAGCGGCGCCGCCAAGACGCTCGTCCACCGGCTCCGCAGGAAGCTCGGGCCGGCGGCGGCGCGGCAGCTGCAGAGCGTGCGCGGCGTCGGCTACCGGCTCGTGGAGGCGTCAGAACCCGGGGCGTCCGGCGCACCGGAGGCCCTTGGCGCGGCGGACGCCTTGCCCCGCCGGGATTGA
- a CDS encoding DNA-methyltransferase, which produces MPETATPPENTILLGDCIEAVNALPEGCVDLVFADPPYNIGFGYDGHYEDDKTDEQYLGWTCDWIDACTRALAPSGSMYILIGDEYAAETRVHLKKLERAGKLLFRNWIVWHYSFGQRCKAKFNRSHAHLFYCVGSAALNPRTGKPRADLVRNPPFTFHYDQVAVPSARMTTYNDARTNPKGKLPDDTWVLKGSGVSFAHAEAWHTRPQPAQEQDGAFAEDSDTWFQSRLCGSFKEREAWHPCQLPEALLQRIVSASSNPGDLVLDPFAGSGTTLAVANRLGRRWLGCELSPDYREKALERIARHGGA; this is translated from the coding sequence ATGCCCGAGACCGCGACGCCGCCGGAGAACACGATCCTGTTGGGCGACTGCATCGAGGCCGTGAACGCGCTGCCCGAGGGCTGCGTGGACCTCGTGTTCGCCGACCCGCCTTACAACATCGGCTTCGGCTACGACGGCCACTACGAGGACGACAAGACCGACGAGCAGTACCTCGGCTGGACCTGCGACTGGATCGACGCCTGCACGCGGGCGCTGGCGCCGTCGGGGTCGATGTACATCCTCATCGGCGACGAGTACGCGGCGGAGACCCGCGTCCATCTCAAGAAGCTCGAACGCGCGGGCAAGCTGCTGTTCCGCAACTGGATCGTCTGGCACTACAGCTTCGGCCAGCGCTGCAAGGCGAAGTTCAACCGCAGCCACGCCCACCTCTTCTACTGCGTGGGCTCGGCGGCGCTCAACCCCAGGACCGGCAAGCCGCGGGCGGACCTGGTGCGGAACCCGCCGTTCACCTTCCACTACGATCAGGTGGCGGTGCCATCGGCCCGCATGACGACGTACAACGACGCGCGGACGAACCCCAAGGGCAAGCTGCCCGACGACACCTGGGTGCTGAAAGGTTCGGGCGTGAGCTTCGCCCACGCCGAGGCGTGGCACACGCGGCCGCAGCCGGCCCAGGAGCAGGACGGGGCCTTCGCCGAGGACTCGGACACGTGGTTCCAGTCGCGGCTGTGCGGCAGCTTCAAGGAACGGGAGGCCTGGCACCCCTGCCAGCTGCCCGAGGCGCTGCTGCAACGGATCGTCTCGGCCAGCTCGAACCCGGGCGACCTCGTGTTGGACCCGTTCGCGGGCAGCGGGACCACGCTGGCGGTGGCCAACCGGCTCGGCCGGAGGTGGCTGGGCTGCGAGCTGAGCCCCGACTACCGGGAGAAGGCGCTGGAACGCATCGCCCGGCACGGCGGGGCGTGA